Part of the Candidatus Bathyarchaeia archaeon genome, CCGAGGGATTCGTTTGCGACGTGAAGCACAGCTTCTTGGACATAATCCACACCCAGCTGCACAATCGCTTCGAGGAGGGCAAATGCCTCGAGCTGTTCGTCTTGGATGGGGAGGCGGATAGGGTGAGGGATTTCGCGGGGATATTTCAAAGGAACGAGGGCATCGATCATATGAAGCTGATCATAATTTAACCGATATCCCGGAGGGCCCCTTGAGCATAGGTGGGCTGAGTCGGGCGCGCCCCATGCCTCCCGCGTAAAAATTATCCTTTATGAAGTGGCATCAGGAGCTCAAGATCCGAAATGCCCCAGATCATATCGGCCATCCGCCTTACAAAGATCTATAATGGCATCTTGGCGGTTGATGGCATAGACTTCGAGATAAATAGGGGGGAGTGCTTCGGATTCCTCGGCCCTAATGGCGCCGGCAAGACGACGACGATGAAGATGATACAATGCGCTATTCCGAAGACATCGGGCCGCCTCTTCGTGAACGGCATGGAGGTCGAGGAGCGGCCTAGGGAGATAAAGAGGATCCTAGGGGTCATGCCGCAGGAGAACAACTTGGATCCGGATTTCACGGTCCTGAAGAACCTTACGGTCTATGCTAGGTATTATGACATACCAAAGGCTGAGGCGGAGAGAAGGGCCTTGGAGCTGTTGAGCTTCGTGCAACTATATGAGAGAAAGGATTCCGCCGTGGATAAGCTCTCGGGCGGGATGAAGAGGAGGCTCATGCTTGCGAGGGCATTGATCAACGATCCCGAGATATTGATATTGGATGAGCCCACGACGGGTTTGGATCCGCAGGCTAGGCACGCAATTTGGGAAAGGATCAGGGCCTTGAAGCGGGAGGGCGTCACCGTTGTATTGACCACGCATTATATGGAGGAGGCGAGCCGGCTCTGCGATAGGCTGGTTATAATGGACCTCGGGAGGATAATCGCCGAGGGCAGCCCAAGGGACCTCATCGAGAGGCATGTAGGGGAGGAGGTCGTGGAGGTCGATAACAGGCCAGAGGTATTGGACCTCGTCTCTAGGGAGGGGGAGGATTATGAGGAGTTCGGCGGAAGGGTGCACATCTTCACGAGGGATCCGAAGGGATTGGCCTCCAAGCTCATGGGGGTTTGCGATTTGGAGAGAATCGCCATAAGGCGGGCCACCTTGGAGGACGTATTCATAAAGCTGACGGGCAAGGCGTTGAGGGATTGAGGTTCAGGGATTACTTCAAGGCCCCGGACGTTTCATATAGGGTCTGGAAGGTTTGGATGAGGAATAGGGATGTATTCATGAAAACGGTCAAGGTGAACTTCTTGCTGCCTTTCTTGGAGCCGATACTATATCTCTTGGGCATGGGATTCGGCTTGGGGATTTACGTCAGGGAGGTCGATGGAATGTCCTACGCCGCATTCATAGCCCCCGCTTTGGTAGGCATCTCGATGATGAACGCATCGTTCTTCGAATGTACCTATGCCTCCTTCGTTCGGATGTATTATCAAAAGACCTTCGATGCAATAATAAGCACGCCGCTGAGCCTCGATGAGGTAATCCTAGGGGAGATACTTTGGGGCTCCACCAAGAGCCTCATAAACGCCTCCCTAATGCTCCCGGTCCTCTTCGCGCTTCAATTGATCAAGCTACCGGACTCCTTATTATTGATCCCATTCTCCTTGTTGGCGGGGTTGGTCTTCTCGGCAATAGCGATGTGCTTCACGGCGATCTCTCCTACGATAGACTCCTTCAACTATCCCACGTTCCTCTTAATAACCCCCATGTTCCTCTTCAGCGGGACCTTCTTCCCGCTATCGGCCCTGCCCGATCCGATACGGCTGGCATCGCAAATGTTCTTCCCCCTGACGCATGTGGTCATCATATCTAGGGGATTAACAACTGGTAGGCTTGATGCGCAATCGCTCACAAGCTTAGCGTGGTTGATTTCGGCCGGGGCGGTTCTGACGATCCTGTCGATCAACTTGATGAGGAGGAGGTTATTGGCTTGACCGGCGGATTCGCGCGAGGCCCTTGAAGATGGCCGAGGGAAAAATATTTTATGGATAAACCCCCACGTCCCACCAACCTCGGGTGGACCGGCTTGCGCAATTATATAAGGATCAACCAACCCTGCATCGGGAAGGAGGAGCTGAGGGCCATCGAGGAGGTGCTATCGAGCGGGGTTTTGACCGATAAGAACGGCATGGGCCCTAGGGTGATGGAGTTCGAAAGGGCGTTCGCGAAGTTCATAGGCGTGAAGCATGCCATAGCCGTCTCGAGCGGTACCGCTGCCCTCCACGCGGCCCTCTTGGCGGTTGGGGTTAAGGCGGGTGACGAAGTCGTCGTGCCATCCTTTACCTTCTCGGCCACTGCTGAGGCCGTCGTCCTATGTGGGGCAAAGCCCGTCTTCGCCGATATAGATCCCGATTCCCTCGCCATAAACGCCGACTCGGTGAGCAAAGTCCTGAGCAATAAGACCAAGGCCATAATACCGGTCCACCTATATGGGCAGCCCGTCGATATGGCCCCAATCCTTGAGATCGCGAGGGAAAGGGGGATAGCGGTCATAGAGGACGCGGCCCAAGCCCATGGCGCCAGCTTGGGCGGGAAGATGGTTGGGAGTATTGGGGATATGGGTTGCTTCAGCTTCTATGGGGCCAAAAACATGACCACTGGGGAGGGTGGGATGATAACCACCAACGATGACGATTACGCCGAAGCGCTCAGGGCCATCAGGACGCATGGGGAATCGAGGCCCTATTGGACGGTTAGGCTGGGCCATAATTATAGGATGACCGAAATAGCGGCCGCAATAGGCTTGGTCCAATTGCAAAAGCTGCCCAAGATGTTGGAGAGGAGGAGGGAGAACGCCGCGAGGTTGGGCGAGGCGCTCAGCATGGTTGGTAAGCTCTCAGCCCCCAAGGGCCCCGATAACGGATCCAATTCATGGTAT contains:
- a CDS encoding CopG family ribbon-helix-helix protein, with amino-acid sequence MAIISVSLSPRMLEELDRIRAEMGFSGRSEAIRAALRMLIGDAKEKGGIRGRIKGVLLLIHKHEAEGFVCDVKHSFLDIIHTQLHNRFEEGKCLELFVLDGEADRVRDFAGIFQRNEGIDHMKLIII
- a CDS encoding ABC transporter ATP-binding protein, producing the protein MPQIISAIRLTKIYNGILAVDGIDFEINRGECFGFLGPNGAGKTTTMKMIQCAIPKTSGRLFVNGMEVEERPREIKRILGVMPQENNLDPDFTVLKNLTVYARYYDIPKAEAERRALELLSFVQLYERKDSAVDKLSGGMKRRLMLARALINDPEILILDEPTTGLDPQARHAIWERIRALKREGVTVVLTTHYMEEASRLCDRLVIMDLGRIIAEGSPRDLIERHVGEEVVEVDNRPEVLDLVSREGEDYEEFGGRVHIFTRDPKGLASKLMGVCDLERIAIRRATLEDVFIKLTGKALRD
- a CDS encoding ABC transporter permease, with product MRFRDYFKAPDVSYRVWKVWMRNRDVFMKTVKVNFLLPFLEPILYLLGMGFGLGIYVREVDGMSYAAFIAPALVGISMMNASFFECTYASFVRMYYQKTFDAIISTPLSLDEVILGEILWGSTKSLINASLMLPVLFALQLIKLPDSLLLIPFSLLAGLVFSAIAMCFTAISPTIDSFNYPTFLLITPMFLFSGTFFPLSALPDPIRLASQMFFPLTHVVIISRGLTTGRLDAQSLTSLAWLISAGAVLTILSINLMRRRLLA
- a CDS encoding DegT/DnrJ/EryC1/StrS family aminotransferase yields the protein MRNYIRINQPCIGKEELRAIEEVLSSGVLTDKNGMGPRVMEFERAFAKFIGVKHAIAVSSGTAALHAALLAVGVKAGDEVVVPSFTFSATAEAVVLCGAKPVFADIDPDSLAINADSVSKVLSNKTKAIIPVHLYGQPVDMAPILEIARERGIAVIEDAAQAHGASLGGKMVGSIGDMGCFSFYGAKNMTTGEGGMITTNDDDYAEALRAIRTHGESRPYWTVRLGHNYRMTEIAAAIGLVQLQKLPKMLERRRENAARLGEALSMVGKLSAPKGPDNGSNSWYVYTVRFIGANAGRRNKLVEKLRSRNIDAQVYYETPVHLMPFYMEKFDLSMGALPETEKASRQVLSLPVHPMVTQDDIGYMADTIRKLIK